The Juglans regia cultivar Chandler chromosome 11, Walnut 2.0, whole genome shotgun sequence genome contains the following window.
TCcttcatacacacacacacacatatatatatatatatatatatatatatatatatatatatattttgtctctTCTTCTTTCAGTTTTACACTCATGGCtccatcaaaatcaaacaataCTTCTAATTCTCCCTCCCTTCTTAACTCTGCtagtaattttgtaaaaattcaaCTCACCATTGAAAACTTTCTCCTTTGGAATTCGCAAATAGTGCCGTTTTTGAAGGGGCATCAAGTCTTCGAACATGTTGATGGTTCTCTTCCCATGCCGCCTGCCACCATTGTTGATCTTCCTAATCCTGCTCATCTTCAATGGCTTCATCAAGATCAGTTGGTCATTTCGGCCATTAACTCTTCCTTATCTGATTCGGTCTTAGCTCAAGTTCTAGATTGTTCTACTGTATCTGAGATCTGGAAAACACTCATTGACCTTTTTGCAGCAAAATCGACCGCTCATCTTACTCACTAAATTTAAATTCGCCACTATAAAAAAGGGATATGACTCAATCACCAACTATTACAACAAAGTGAAAGCTCTTGCGGCTACTTTGAATGCTGTGGGCCATCCCTTAGCTGATTCTGAAATCTCCATCGTTGTTTTAGCTGGTCTTGGCACAGATTATGAGCCTTTGGTCACCTCTCTCGCAACACGACCTGACTCACTCTCTTCAAATCAGATCTACAGCTATCTCTTAAACTATGAGTCTCACCTTTCTCATCAAACCAACACTCTCTTATCTGGTACCTCCATCACGGCCAATACCACTGTCAAAACACCATCATCGGGTAACTCCTTCTTTTCTCGTGGTCGTAATAATTTTTCTCGCAGTCGCGGCTGTGGTCGTCATAATGGTCGTGGAATTCTTCCTGGACCCCGACCTTCCTTCTCTCCTTTTTCCAACAAATCTGTCTGTCAAGTGTGTCAAAAAGGGGGTCATACTGCGGTTACCTGTTACTATCGCTTTGATCAGTGTTATCAATCTCCTCCACCTCAATCACTCTCGGCTAATTATACGGCCATTACTCCAGCTTCATCTAGCATGAATACTTGGTTTCCAGATTCGGCTGCTTCTCATCATTTTACATCTGAATTACAGAACCTTAATTTGGACTCGTCGACTTTATGACTTTAACAAGATTCCTATGCCGAATTGTTCGTAAAACCTTGCATCCCGCATCAAAGCTTTTGAAAGCACCGTCTAATTGCAAATTTAGAACTTTGACAGCAACAATGGTCCTGTCAGAAAGGATCCCTTTGTACACATAGGAAAAACCTCTAGTTCCAAGCAAGTTGCTTTGACAAAAGTTGTTGGTCCCTCGGCGATATCATTCTATTCTCCAACATAGGTACCATACTAGGTGAACTTAGATTCTGCATCTTACTTTTCCGGTGTTTTCTCAGCATATAAACCAATGCTGCAAATATTATTACTGATGAAATAATTGGAAGAATATATTTAAGAACAATTTTGCAAGGTCGAACTCCAAAAATTGAATTTCCACAAAGGCCTTTGTTACCCAAATGATTACCCAaaattgattttgttatttgagaGAAATAATTCTCCCAGATTCCTTGACTGACAATAAGTTTTTGCTTAAATCTAGATAGATGAGCTTGGAACAATTTGAAAGATAGGATGGGATATGGCCGCTAAGGCTATTGCCAGCAGCCAACAGAAGTTCAAGATTAGGACAAGATAGTTCAGAATCTAATGGAAGATACCCAGACAATGAATTTCCCATTAAGGAGACAACAAACGAATTTGTACGGTATAGATTCATTGCTAGTAAGAAACATTTTTATAAGCTGTCGTCTGTAATTGTCTTACATTGCAGGAAACCCAAATCCCACTTGTAATTCGGCTTTCTTCTAACAACCCCCCAAAATCTATATAGGTGTTCAAAGAAATAAGTTACAAAATATGGAAGTAAAAAGGCGAAAAGAAATatcagaagaaagaaagaaagaaatatcaGAAGAAAAAATTCAATGTACGTCTGTCACCCTCCCTTGGCTCAAAATGCTCGTGGAGTATTGTATCACCAATTGTAAGAAGTATAACTGCCCTAACGACTCTCGGAGGAGGACCCCAACTCTTGATCAGTCGTGTGGCATTTTTCACTTCCTGTATCGCTAACTAGAACAAGATAATCACCATCTCTAATAAGCTCTATATCTTCTATTTCAGCTCCTTCTTTAGTTAAAACTTTGGTTGGAGAGGTCCCAAATCTTTTGGCACCAATATCAAGTAGTTCTTGAAGGGAATGAGGCAGGAACACAAGCTTTCTAGCAACTTCATCTTTCTCTGGACAACTAAGAGTCACTCTAGCTGGGAAGTTGTTCATACTCCGCATACTGCCAAAACTTGCCGCAGATGTAAGAAGTTCTCCTCCACCTGCATGTTTTGAAGTTTCAGTTTTCTGTGAATACTTCAATTGGAAACTTAATGGTCACTTAAATTTATCTAAGAGCATCAACAGCAGGTGTTCAAGATCACAAAATGAGCATCAACTACATGACAAGATTTACAGTTTCTTCAAGTTACACTCAGCTCGGCTCATTTTAATATAAACCAACGGTATTCGAGAtcgtttatttatattaaaaaagaattgaaaggATTTCTGAATATTTCTCAATTGACAGTATGTGCTTTCTTATTTCAAACATGCATTTATTGATTCCTCAATCAAGTTTTTAGCTTGGTACATGATCTTGATATATTGACAACGGCCGAAGTTAACCACACCAGTGTATGACACCCAAATCACGGTAATGATATTCTGACTCGGAAGGTGATAGAATTTTCAGAGGAATCCTAACAAAGTATGCAAAACAGATCAAGATGCAAACTCACCAGCATTAGCAGCTCCAGAATTAGCAGCAGACATGACCCCAAAAAGTGAATTGCAAAAATTGTTAGCCCTTCGCCTTGGACGACTATCTAACCATGTCACCTCCCGGGTAGCTGGAAGGCTTTCATGGACGTATGGAAGCATTGTGGGCTCACTCTGGTACTTCCCAAGGAATGACATACCTGGTTTCTTTCGAACTGGTGGGATAGCTGGTGGTTTCTTGATCTCTTCTTTCTTGCTCTGAAACAAGTCCTTAATATCTTCATGGCCCTGATGATCCGCCAAAGCCCTAGGGGTCCATCCATTTATATCTGGTTTATCAATGTCGGCTCCTTGGTCCAACAGAAACTTAACTATCTCAGTACTTCCTTCACATACTGCTGCATGAAGAGCTGTAGTCCCATTGCTATTGGGCAGTGTCACGATCCCACCATATTGGACAATGTCCTTGAGCAATTCCAAGTTGTTACGCTCAACAGCAGCGAGTGCATAATTACCCACATCGCCAGACGATATCTCTGCTCCATTGTCTATGAGAAGTTTAGTCACAGATTCGTGCCTCCCCGATATTGCTTCCCATAAGGGAATGCTGCCATCTGAAtctgcaaaaaagaaagaatagataACGATGAAAGCCAATTTATACAGAGAAACGGcaatgtttcttcttttttcttgggCAGATTTTGAAGAGGCACGCAGCCTCAGTTACAGGGTAAAGAACCTTGAACCTGGAACCCCACCGTCCGTAAGGATGGAGGGAAGCGACACGCCAAGGTCATTGGCAATAAACGGCAATGTTTTCTCCAATATAAGCTCAACTCAAGTCAATTAAATATTCCATATATGAAATCGGCTATCTACagctgcgtttagatgttgggctgagctcaaaatttttttataaatagtaatgagttgagtagtagaGAAAGTTACGTGGAGTCCATctaaattgatttaaaatgtatttgaatgttaagatgaatttaatacttttatgaaaaattaaaaaaggttatgTGTCcacatataaaaatgttttaagttgagAAAGATTGTGGGTTCCACatgtaaaaaagttttgagttgatataagtttagtaatttaagaatttgatatttggatgttagacttagTTTAAAGTTAAACTAAATTCAACTGGCTCAACTAAGTTTGGAAACCAAATGCAGCTTAAtctctattttataaattaacatcaaGTCTGGCTTCCCAATTTGCTAAATCTATATTAAGAAAGTATAAAATCGACCTAGAAAGAACCTAGAGGAGCAGAAGGAAAAAGATTATAAGAACACGCAAATGTATCAAGGGATACATATTTTGCCACACACTAGAGGATACCTTTGATGTTAGGATCTGCTCCATACTCTAGAAGTAGAACTACACAATGCTCACTTCCATTAGCTGCTGCAGTGTGCTGTTGCAATGGAGCAAAGAAAGCTCAGCCTCTGATTCAAAGATTACCTTGAGGAAAAAAATGCGTATAGAAAAGATGATCTCCACACCAGTGCAGTCCGTCCTCCGTTGTCTGTTTCATTTGGATCTGAACCACGCCTCAGCAACTGAAGCAGCAGTAGATCATCACCTCTGGCTGCTGCAAAGCATAAACTAAGAGGCAAACCCATCCTGCCCTGGGCAAGCATATGCTCTGTATCTATTAGAACTCCTTCCATCAGTGGATCCCTCAAATCTTTCAAATGCTGCATCAAATGAAAAATTCCATCgataaagaagataaatattcCTCCTCTTGAACCGTACAACTATCATTTAGTTAGACTTGTACATCTTTTCTTCAAAatcttattattgttattattattattatcaaacacaaataattaaattgttgTGTTGTATGACTGAAGCACTTGGAATAATGGGAGGAACAAGGTGTCCAACTTAGCCTCATTCCTTGAAGTAACATCCCTCATCTTCatttcaaagaaagaaaactatCCCAAGAAAccactcatttcatttcaaagaAAGACACAGTAATATTAGGAGATACAGAAACCCAAAGAAATGAGTATTGGTAGTTTATATATCAAATAACACCCCTCCCCCACCCCTattaaaaagggaaaaggaaGTGAATGGGCGCCAAAACCTTTACTAACCTGAAGAAGATTGTTCATGATTATTGTCCCATCTCCAACATTTGCCTgtactatatttaaaaaagcgGTACGGTTCAAACGCAGCAGCTGACTCAATCGTTTGGTCCGTACTGTAAACAGCTGGGGCCTGTAACAGAGCATGCCTATCTCACCAATAACATCTCCCGTCGCAGCCTCGCCAACAGTCTGCAACCATCCGTTACTTAGAACATGTTAAACTCCTAGACACCGCAGTGAAGCAAATggtgaaaaaattataaaaagatatcTATCATTTTACTTGCCTTTTCTGTTCCGTTTCTCCCCACAATGAGTTcctgggagagagagagagagagagtttaatgACTAAGTACAGTTTCTCTTTCGTAATGGGATTTTAGTTCTTACCGCAGCACCAGTAACCAGTATGTACAAGTCAGTGGGCGCTTCATTCTGCAAAATCACATCTTCTTTGGGAGGAAAATATTCAGCCTTCATCTCCGAGACCTTTAATACAAGAAATCAAGACAGAAATTAAACAAAGTGTGCGAAATATAAAGGAGACCAGTTGGTGGTTGGAACTTTTAGATACCGTTTTCTTGTTAAATCTAAAAACATAGTTTGATACCCCATGAAAACACCATCAAAGATTATGAAACAAAGTTGGCAGCATTACCAGTTGGAAAAGCAAGTCATGTGATACCCCACGGAACAAGTACACCTTATCAACAAGTGAATAGAAGAGAAAGTGTGAGATACTAGAACGAATGGCTTTAGGAAGGGAATCAAGAATCTCTTGCTGCTGCAGCCCTTCTGAATCAGTTCTGAACTTCAAACATATATTATCAAGCATCTGCTCTTGCAAGCGAACAGGTAGGTCATTCCTTTGTGCAAAGCTCGTGGCCGCTTGAATGGTGTCTCTCTGAAATTCCATACAAATGAGACcgctaaaataaacaaattaaaaattcg
Protein-coding sequences here:
- the LOC109001807 gene encoding potassium channel AKT1-like; protein product: MSTPKPRQKLGGVLRNSMCGRGGGGGAEDQKPPRDDGSHYSLTAGLLPPLGATAFKTRHVKLRPFIVSPFDPRYRLWETFLVFLVFYTAWVSPFEFGFLEKPRGPLAVIDNVVNSFFAVDIVLTFFVAYLDKASYLFIDNRKLIAWRYTRTWLAFDVISTIPSEAARSILPPALQTYGYFNLLRLWRLRRVSKMFARLEKDRKFSYFWVRCAKLICVTLFAVHCAACCFYLIAARNTDPSRTWISLILENFHDQRLFVRYVTSVYWSITTLTTTGYGDLHATNTKEMIFDIFYMLFDLGLTSYIIGNMTNLVVHGTSRTRRFRDTIQAATSFAQRNDLPVRLQEQMLDNICLKFRTDSEGLQQQEILDSLPKAIRSSISHFLFYSLVDKVYLFRGVSHDLLFQLVSEMKAEYFPPKEDVILQNEAPTDLYILVTGAAELIVGRNGTEKTVGEAATGDVIGEIGMLCYRPQLFTVRTKRLSQLLRLNRTAFLNIVQANVGDGTIIMNNLLQHLKDLRDPLMEGVLIDTEHMLAQGRMGLPLSLCFAAARGDDLLLLQLLRRGSDPNETDNGGRTALHTAAANGSEHCVVLLLEYGADPNIKDSDGSIPLWEAISGRHESVTKLLIDNGAEISSGDVGNYALAAVERNNLELLKDIVQYGGIVTLPNSNGTTALHAAVCEGSTEIVKFLLDQGADIDKPDINGWTPRALADHQGHEDIKDLFQSKKEEIKKPPAIPPVRKKPGMSFLGKYQSEPTMLPYVHESLPATREVTWLDSRPRRRANNFCNSLFGVMSAANSGAANAGGGELLTSAASFGSMRSMNNFPARVTLSCPEKDEVARKLVFLPHSLQELLDIGAKRFGTSPTKVLTKEGAEIEDIELIRDGDYLVLVSDTGSEKCHTTDQELGSSSESR